One region of Nitrospirota bacterium genomic DNA includes:
- a CDS encoding PilZ domain-containing protein has product MINKRKSPRLVLSGWVEIVRDSREKVEVSGVNIASGGIGVYSPTKLEADEEVTLTLHFIDYQVGKVPESLRASVKWVKPIGHYYEIGLKFNSLDPDHQALLISYMESRKKELIDE; this is encoded by the coding sequence ATGATAAACAAACGAAAAAGTCCCAGGTTGGTTTTGTCGGGGTGGGTCGAAATTGTTCGAGACTCCCGGGAAAAGGTTGAAGTGTCAGGTGTTAATATTGCTTCTGGAGGAATCGGGGTTTACAGCCCAACGAAGCTGGAAGCTGATGAAGAGGTGACCCTGACCCTCCATTTCATCGATTATCAGGTTGGTAAAGTCCCCGAAAGCCTCCGGGCGTCTGTCAAATGGGTGAAGCCGATTGGACATTATTACGAAATCGGACTTAAATTTAATTCTCTCGATCCCGATCATCAGGCCCTTCTCATATCCTATATGGAGTCAAGAAAAAAAGAACTGATAGATGAGTAG
- a CDS encoding universal stress protein: MVHLDKILIATDFSVSSEEAFEYALYLALLQRGKLYILHVLTRDFSPVCMIPALEVGPVPELEIPVSPREDEYEAEIKQKMFELVQRARKEGLIVEDLLVNGKPFHEIIRISRERAVGLIILGSHEKSELESRLLGSTVEKVTRKASCPVLIVRRFPSETGAGLMEKNG, translated from the coding sequence ATGGTTCATTTAGACAAAATATTAATTGCAACCGATTTTTCAGTCTCTTCCGAGGAGGCCTTCGAATATGCCCTTTATTTGGCTTTACTCCAGCGAGGCAAACTTTACATCCTTCATGTCCTTACCCGGGATTTTTCTCCTGTCTGCATGATTCCCGCACTCGAAGTTGGCCCTGTTCCTGAACTGGAAATCCCCGTTTCTCCAAGAGAGGATGAATACGAAGCCGAGATTAAGCAGAAGATGTTTGAACTTGTTCAGCGTGCCAGAAAAGAGGGACTCATCGTGGAAGATCTGCTTGTAAACGGGAAGCCTTTTCATGAAATTATTCGTATTTCCCGGGAGAGAGCGGTTGGTTTAATTATTCTGGGAAGTCATGAAAAATCGGAACTTGAATCGAGATTGCTTGGGAGCACCGTTGAGAAAGTCACTCGTAAAGCATCCTGTCCGGTTTTAATTGTTAGACGGTTTCCGTCCGAAACCGGAGCGGGTCTTATGGAGAAAAACGGATGA